From one Mycobacterium colombiense CECT 3035 genomic stretch:
- a CDS encoding DMT family transporter — translation MSKVDVAALLALCAALASAVGDVIRQRSAHEVTDKPVGHLELFRMSLKDTRWWLGGLAAVTNYSLQAAALAWGSVVMVTALQVTALLFALPIYARLAHHRVKPREWMWALVLAAALAVVIIVGDPAAGHQRGLLQTWLIVAVVMIPLLVACVVAARRWSGSPFSAVLLAVVAGSSLALFAVLTKGVVEMSENGPMAVLASPEFVPWLLVALAGMIFQQSAFRAGSLTASLPTMTVAKPVVAGLLGVLVLGETMNASGFRAFVLVGAVAVVIVATIALARGEAATIDRAERGAGGAPREMPAREMTEDDDFGPFSDRLVVADSFRR, via the coding sequence ATGTCGAAAGTTGATGTCGCAGCGTTACTAGCTCTGTGCGCGGCCCTGGCATCGGCGGTCGGCGACGTGATCCGGCAGCGCTCCGCGCACGAGGTCACCGACAAGCCGGTCGGGCATCTCGAGCTGTTCCGCATGTCGCTCAAGGACACCCGGTGGTGGCTGGGCGGCCTGGCCGCGGTCACCAACTACAGCCTGCAGGCCGCCGCGCTGGCGTGGGGCTCGGTCGTCATGGTGACCGCGCTGCAGGTGACGGCGCTGCTGTTCGCCCTGCCCATCTATGCGCGGCTGGCCCATCACCGGGTGAAGCCCCGGGAGTGGATGTGGGCGCTCGTCCTGGCCGCCGCGCTGGCGGTCGTCATCATCGTCGGCGACCCCGCGGCCGGTCATCAGCGCGGGCTGCTGCAAACCTGGCTCATCGTCGCCGTGGTGATGATCCCGCTGCTGGTGGCCTGCGTGGTGGCCGCGCGGCGCTGGTCCGGCAGCCCGTTCTCGGCCGTGCTGCTCGCGGTGGTGGCGGGTTCCTCGCTGGCGCTGTTCGCGGTGCTGACCAAGGGCGTCGTCGAGATGTCCGAGAACGGCCCGATGGCCGTGCTGGCGTCGCCGGAATTCGTGCCCTGGCTGCTGGTGGCCCTGGCCGGGATGATCTTCCAGCAGTCGGCTTTCCGCGCCGGTTCGCTGACCGCGTCGCTGCCGACCATGACGGTGGCCAAGCCGGTGGTCGCGGGGCTGCTCGGGGTTCTGGTGCTGGGCGAGACGATGAACGCCAGCGGCTTCAGGGCGTTCGTACTGGTCGGGGCGGTGGCAGTGGTCATTGTCGCGACCATCGCGCTGGCCCGCGGCGAGGCCGCCACCATCGACCGGGCCGAGCGGGGGGCGGGTGGTGCCCCGCGGGAAATGCCTGCCCGAGAGATGACCGAGGACGACGACTTCGGTCCCTTCAGTGACCGCCTGGTCGTGGCGGACAGCTTCCGCCGCTGA
- the dapF gene encoding diaminopimelate epimerase — translation MHFAKGHGTQNDFVVLPDPQAELSLTGAGVAALCDRRRGLGADGVLRVTTAGAALSAGVLDRVPDGVDAGDWYMDYRNADGSVAQMCGNGVRVFAHYLRASGMESRDEFVVGSLAGPRPVAVHRADATTADISVDMGKANTLGPGDAVVGGRRFSGLSVDVGNPHLACVDPQLTADALAALDVAAPVSFDAAQFPDGVNVEIVTAPADGAVHMRVHERGVGETRSCGTGTVAAAVAALAGSGSATGTLTVRVPGGEVVVTITDATSFLRGPSVLVARGELSEEWWRAQQR, via the coding sequence GTGCATTTCGCGAAGGGCCACGGCACCCAGAACGACTTCGTCGTGCTGCCCGATCCGCAGGCCGAGCTGAGCCTGACCGGGGCGGGCGTGGCCGCCCTGTGCGACCGGCGACGCGGGCTGGGCGCCGACGGGGTGCTGCGGGTCACCACCGCCGGGGCGGCGCTGTCGGCCGGCGTGCTCGACCGCGTGCCCGACGGCGTGGACGCCGGCGACTGGTACATGGACTACCGCAACGCCGACGGGTCCGTCGCGCAGATGTGCGGCAACGGCGTGCGGGTGTTCGCGCACTACCTGCGCGCCAGCGGCATGGAATCCCGCGACGAATTCGTCGTCGGATCGCTGGCCGGTCCGCGACCGGTCGCGGTGCACCGCGCCGACGCCACCACCGCCGACATCAGCGTGGACATGGGCAAGGCCAACACGCTGGGCCCCGGCGACGCGGTGGTGGGCGGCCGGCGGTTCTCCGGCCTGTCGGTCGACGTGGGCAATCCGCACCTGGCCTGTGTCGACCCACAACTGACGGCCGACGCGCTGGCGGCGCTGGACGTCGCGGCGCCGGTCAGCTTCGATGCCGCCCAGTTCCCGGACGGGGTGAACGTCGAGATCGTCACCGCACCGGCCGATGGGGCGGTACACATGCGCGTGCACGAGCGCGGAGTCGGCGAGACGCGCTCGTGCGGCACCGGAACGGTCGCGGCCGCGGTCGCCGCGCTGGCCGGGTCGGGCTCGGCGACCGGCACCCTGACCGTCCGCGTGCCCGGCGGGGAGGTCGTGGTCACCATCACCGACGCCACCAGCTTCCTGCGCGGACCGTCCGTCCTGGTGGCCCGAGGAGAGCTCAGCGAGGAATGGTGGCGCGCACAGCAGCGTTAA
- a CDS encoding acyl-CoA dehydrogenase family protein translates to MSSAIKYQRTLFESEHDLFRESYRGFLERHVAPYHDEWEKAKIVDRGVWLEAGKQGFLGMAVPEEYGGGGNPDFRYNTIITEETTAGRYSGIGFGLHNDIVAPYLLALATEEQKQRWLPKFCTGELITAIAMTEPGTGSDLQGIKTRAVKQGDHYVLNGSKTFITNGINSDLVIVVAQTDPEKGAQGFSLLAVERGMEGFERGRHLDKIGLDAQDTAELSFTDVHVPAENLLGQEGMGFIYLMQNLPQERISIAIMAAAAMEQVLEQTLQYTKERKAFGKPIGSFQNSRFVLAELATEATVVRMMVDEFVRLHLDHKLTAEQAAMAKWYCTEKQVHLIDRCLQLHGGYGYMREYPVARAYLDARVQTIYGGTTEIMKEIIGRSLGV, encoded by the coding sequence ATGAGCAGCGCCATCAAATACCAGCGCACGCTTTTCGAGTCAGAGCACGACCTGTTCCGTGAGTCCTACCGGGGCTTCCTCGAGCGCCACGTCGCGCCCTACCACGACGAGTGGGAGAAGGCGAAGATCGTCGACCGCGGTGTGTGGCTCGAAGCCGGCAAGCAAGGCTTCCTCGGCATGGCGGTGCCCGAAGAGTACGGCGGCGGCGGCAACCCGGACTTCCGGTACAACACAATCATCACCGAGGAGACCACCGCGGGCCGCTACAGCGGCATCGGTTTCGGCCTGCACAACGACATCGTCGCGCCGTACCTGCTGGCCCTGGCCACCGAGGAACAGAAACAGCGCTGGCTGCCGAAATTCTGCACCGGAGAGCTGATTACGGCGATCGCGATGACCGAGCCGGGAACCGGTAGTGACCTGCAGGGCATCAAGACCCGCGCGGTCAAGCAGGGCGACCACTACGTGCTCAACGGCTCAAAGACGTTCATCACCAACGGAATCAACTCCGACCTGGTGATCGTGGTCGCGCAGACCGACCCGGAAAAGGGTGCGCAGGGCTTCTCGCTGCTCGCCGTCGAGCGCGGCATGGAGGGCTTCGAGCGCGGTCGTCACCTGGACAAGATCGGGCTGGACGCCCAGGACACGGCCGAGCTGTCCTTCACCGACGTGCACGTGCCGGCCGAAAACCTGCTGGGCCAGGAGGGCATGGGCTTCATCTACCTCATGCAGAACCTGCCGCAGGAACGCATCTCGATCGCCATCATGGCGGCCGCGGCCATGGAGCAGGTGCTCGAGCAGACCCTGCAATACACCAAGGAGCGCAAGGCATTTGGCAAGCCGATCGGCAGCTTCCAGAACAGCCGCTTCGTGCTTGCCGAGCTGGCGACGGAGGCGACCGTGGTCCGCATGATGGTCGACGAGTTCGTCCGCCTGCACCTGGATCACAAGTTGACCGCTGAGCAGGCCGCGATGGCCAAGTGGTACTGCACCGAAAAGCAGGTGCATCTGATCGACCGCTGCCTGCAACTGCACGGCGGTTATGGCTACATGCGTGAATACCCCGTTGCCCGTGCTTATCTGGATGCCCGGGTGCAAACCATCTACGGCGGCACGACCGAGATCATGAAGGAAATCATCGGCCGCAGCCTCGGCGTATAG
- the miaA gene encoding tRNA (adenosine(37)-N6)-dimethylallyltransferase MiaA, which translates to MRPLAIIGPTGTGKSQLALDFAEGVERLGVRAEIVNADAMQLYRGMDIGTAKLPVDARRGIPHHQLDVLDVTETATVARYQGAAAADVEAIAARGALPIIVGGSMLYIQSLLDDWSFPATDPAVRARWEQRLAEIGVGELHAELARRDPAAAASILPTDARRTVRALEVVELTGQPFAASAPQIGAARWDTAIVGLDCDTALLDERLARRTESMFDQGLVGEVIALLDRGLRDGVTASRALGYAQVLTALDAGGGDAQMRTAREQTFFGTRRYVRRQRSWFRRDHRVQWLDVADGAHVVDAAVRAWRHVS; encoded by the coding sequence GTGCGCCCCCTGGCGATCATCGGCCCCACCGGCACCGGCAAGTCGCAGCTGGCCCTCGACTTCGCGGAAGGTGTCGAGCGGCTCGGCGTCCGCGCCGAGATCGTCAACGCCGACGCGATGCAGCTGTACCGCGGCATGGACATCGGCACCGCCAAACTGCCCGTCGACGCCCGTCGCGGCATCCCGCATCACCAGCTCGACGTCCTCGACGTCACCGAGACCGCGACCGTCGCGCGCTACCAGGGCGCCGCCGCGGCCGACGTCGAAGCGATCGCGGCCCGGGGCGCGCTGCCGATCATCGTGGGCGGCTCCATGCTCTACATCCAGTCGCTGCTCGACGATTGGTCGTTCCCGGCCACCGACCCCGCGGTGCGCGCGCGCTGGGAGCAGCGGCTCGCCGAGATCGGGGTCGGCGAGCTGCACGCCGAGCTGGCCCGTCGCGATCCCGCCGCGGCCGCCTCGATCCTGCCCACCGACGCCCGGCGCACCGTGCGGGCCCTGGAAGTGGTCGAGCTGACCGGTCAGCCCTTCGCCGCCTCCGCGCCGCAGATCGGCGCCGCCAGATGGGACACCGCGATCGTCGGATTGGACTGCGACACAGCGCTTCTCGACGAGCGGCTGGCCCGGCGCACCGAGTCGATGTTCGACCAGGGTCTGGTCGGGGAGGTGATCGCGCTGCTGGACAGGGGCCTGCGCGACGGGGTCACCGCGTCGCGGGCGCTGGGCTACGCGCAGGTGCTGACCGCGCTGGACGCCGGTGGGGGCGACGCGCAGATGCGCACCGCGCGTGAGCAGACCTTCTTCGGCACCCGGCGCTACGTCCGGCGCCAGCGGTCCTGGTTCCGCCGGGATCACCGGGTGCAGTGGCTCGATGTCGCCGACGGCGCCCACGTCGTCGACGCCGCAGTGCGGGCGTGGCGGCACGTATCCTGA
- the hflX gene encoding GTPase HflX codes for MTEPEFRDPSPATPEPSTGELALEDRSALRRVAGLSTELTDVSEVEYRQLRLERVVLVGVWTDGTAADSEASMAELAALAETAGSEVLEGLIQRRDKPDPSTYIGSGKAQELREVVLATGADTVICDGELSPAQLTALEKAVKVKVIDRTALILDIFAQHATSREGKAQVALAQMEYMLPRLRGWGESMSRQAGGRAGGSGGGVGLRGPGETKIETDRRRIRERMAKLRREIKDMKQVRDTQRSRRVRSDLPAIAIVGYTNAGKSSLLNALTGAGVLVQDALFATLEPTTRRAEFDDGRPFVLTDTVGFVRHLPTQLVEAFRSTLEEVVDADLLVHVVDGSDVNPLAQINAVRQVISEVVADYGTDHDGDAPQELVVVNKVDAASDVALAKLRHALPGAVFVSARTGDGIDALRRRIAELAVPADTAVDVVIPYHRGDLVARMHADGRVQTEEHNAEGTRIRARVPTALAGRLREFSTD; via the coding sequence ATGACAGAACCAGAATTTCGTGACCCATCTCCGGCAACCCCGGAGCCCAGCACGGGCGAACTCGCCCTCGAGGATCGGTCTGCGCTGCGCCGCGTCGCCGGCCTGTCGACCGAACTCACCGACGTCTCCGAAGTCGAATACCGCCAGCTCCGGCTCGAGCGGGTCGTTTTGGTGGGCGTGTGGACCGACGGCACCGCCGCGGACAGCGAGGCCAGCATGGCCGAGCTCGCCGCCTTGGCCGAGACCGCCGGCTCCGAGGTGCTCGAGGGGCTGATCCAGCGCCGCGACAAGCCCGACCCGTCGACCTACATCGGCTCCGGCAAGGCGCAGGAATTGCGGGAGGTGGTCCTGGCGACCGGCGCCGACACCGTCATCTGCGACGGTGAGCTGTCCCCGGCGCAGCTGACCGCGCTGGAGAAGGCGGTCAAGGTCAAGGTCATCGACCGCACCGCGCTGATCCTGGACATCTTCGCCCAGCACGCCACCAGCCGGGAGGGCAAGGCGCAGGTCGCGCTGGCCCAGATGGAATACATGCTGCCCCGGCTGCGCGGCTGGGGTGAGTCGATGTCCCGGCAGGCCGGCGGCCGGGCCGGCGGCAGCGGGGGAGGCGTGGGCCTGCGCGGTCCGGGTGAGACCAAGATCGAGACCGACCGGCGGCGCATCCGCGAGCGGATGGCCAAGCTGCGCCGCGAGATCAAGGACATGAAGCAGGTCCGCGACACCCAGCGCAGCCGGCGGGTGCGCAGCGACCTGCCGGCGATCGCCATCGTCGGCTACACCAACGCCGGCAAGTCCAGCCTGCTCAACGCGCTGACCGGGGCCGGGGTGCTGGTACAGGACGCGCTGTTCGCCACGTTGGAGCCCACCACCCGGCGCGCCGAATTCGATGACGGCCGCCCGTTCGTGCTCACCGACACCGTCGGCTTCGTCCGGCACCTGCCCACCCAGCTGGTCGAGGCGTTCCGCTCCACGCTGGAAGAGGTCGTCGACGCCGATCTGCTGGTGCATGTCGTGGACGGCTCCGACGTCAACCCGCTGGCGCAGATCAACGCCGTCCGCCAGGTCATCTCCGAAGTGGTCGCCGACTACGGGACCGACCACGACGGCGACGCGCCACAGGAGCTGGTGGTGGTGAACAAGGTCGACGCCGCCAGCGATGTGGCGCTGGCCAAGCTCCGTCACGCCCTGCCGGGCGCCGTGTTCGTCTCCGCGCGCACCGGTGACGGCATCGACGCCCTGCGCCGCCGGATCGCCGAGCTCGCCGTCCCGGCCGACACCGCCGTCGACGTGGTGATCCCGTACCACCGCGGCGACCTGGTGGCCCGAATGCACGCCGACGGGCGCGTCCAGACCGAGGAGCACAACGCCGAGGGCACCCGGATCAGGGCCCGGGTCCCGACGGCCCTGGCCGGCCGGCTGCGCGAGTTCTCGACCGACTGA